From the Thermoplasmatales archaeon genome, the window CAAGAATAGGAGATATTGTTCCGCTTGTTATTGTTCCAATATTCTCCTGGCCATTGAATATAGAATTTCCATGCCTAGGTATGATCTTTTCATTTAACCTGAATCCCCTAAAGATCTCTTTTGTTTCTTTTATCAAATTTTCCTTTCCTATGAAATCATGATCGTTTGTCATTATGAATGATATAGCACATTCATACGGATTTCTATCTCTATTAAAATCCGTTCCTGAAAGAAGCATTCCTTTCTCTGTTCGTAAGGTATCTCTCGCACCCAATCCACACGGTAAACCACCATATTTTCTTACTTTTTCGAGCACAGAATCCCATAGATCCGGAGAACGTTCAGCATTCACTAGTAACTCAACGCCTTTTTCTCCCGTATATCCCGTACCAGATATGATAATGTCATTTTTTCCTGTGATACTATTCAATCCATATTCATGGGTTTCGTGATACCTGAACTTGAATTGCTCTGAGAATTCAAGATTTAGATCATTGAGCACATCTCCAGACCTTGGTCCCTGAATTGCAAGGCAAGATATCGAATCCGATAAATCACTCAATTTCACATCATATCCGGAAGAATTATCTTTTACCCAGTTGAATATTATAGCTATCATAGATGCATTAGGTACGAAAAAATATTTTTTATTATTTATTTTATATACTATTGTATCATCTATTATGTTACCATTTACATCAAGAAACGCAGAATACATGGCTTCTCCACTGTTCAACCTTGATACTGCGGAAGGAAGTACATGCTCCAGCAGAGCAGCTGCATCATTTCCTTCCACAATTATGTCACCCATGTGAGAAACATCAAACAGTCCTACAGCCTTTCGTACAGCCATATGCTCTTCTATTATGCTCGTATAATACAGTGGCATATTCCAGCCATGAAAATCAACCATCTTTGCACCCAGTTTCAGGTGTCTATCATACAACGCAGTTTCTTTTATCATTCAATTATCACCTTTATTATTTCCAGTGGAAGTGTACCCCTCCCCCTCTACAATATCTAAGAACAGTTCATGTACCCTGGTATCATTCGTGAGCTCTGGATGAAATGTTGTCCCAATGTAATTTCTATGTCTCACCATGACTGGTTTTTCATTGTAATGGGCCATGACTTCCACCTCTCCCACATGGGAGATCACGGGTGCCCTTATGAATACTCCCTCAAACTTTCCTATTCCTGAAATATTCAATTCAGAAATGAATGAATTTATCTGCCGTCCATAAGCATTCCTTTCCACTTCCACATCAAGAAGATCCATTCCTACTACTCTATCGTCCCCTGTATTCTTTGAAATAATAATTAGGCCCGCGCATGTACCCCAGATTGGCAACCCGTTCCCCCCTTCATTCTTTATTCGTTCATAGAGTCCGTAGGAGTTGATCAGGTTGTATATGGTTGTGCTCTCACCGCCAGGGATGATCAAACCAGATATGTTGTTCATGTCTGAATCTTTCCTTATCTCCCTTACAGTGATATTCAGATCGCGTTTTTTTGATGCCTTAAGCAGGGCGGTTTTATGCTCTGAAACATCACCCTGGAATCCAATCAGGCCCACGATCAAATTTCCACCACTTCAATTGAAGACGTTGATATATTCATAGGGCTTTTCTCTTCCATAGCAGTAGTGGATCTCATTAAATCTTGACTTCAGATCCCTGACTCTCTCTCTTATATGATCATAATCAGTTAATTTTAAAGAGTCTATTATCAGACTGGCCAGTTCCTTGCAGTCGCTCTCTTTAAATCCGATACGCGTGATTTCCTGTGTTCCGATCCTAATCCCACTTGGGTTTTGAGAGTTTTTGTTATGATCGATCGGAAGGAGATTCTTGTTTAATATGACGCCAACGCTTTCTAATGTTTCAGAAACCTTTTTCCCACCTCCAAAATTCGTTACGTCTGCAACAAGTGTGTGCGATTCGGTGTAACCCCTTGCTTCACCGAGAACATTCATTCCAAGCGAGGCAAGTTCTTCTGCTAAGGTCTTGGAGTTCTTTATGATCTGATCAGCATAACTTTTTCCAAATTCAAGCTCCTCCACAAGCGTCATACCGAGTGCGGCCATGGAATTGAGATGATGGTTGCTCAGTGTGCCGGGAAAAACCCCTCTTTGAACAGCTTTCCAGTTCTCATCACTTGTAGATCCAAGAACAATGCCGTGCTGAGGGCCAGGGAACGTCTTGTGCGTACTTGCTGTAATAACATCTGCCCCCTCTCTCAGAGGATCTTGGAATCTTCCTCCAGCAAGCAGTCCAAGGACATGCGCACCATCATACCACACCTTACACCCAACCTCCTGAAATGCATCGTTCATTTCCTTCAATGGTGTCGGGAAAAGGAATACAGACTGTCCAAAGAGACACACTTTAGGTTTTTCCTGTATAATCATCTTTGAAGCCTCATCTGGAAGAACGGTCATCGTAGCTGGATCATATGGGTATGTCTTTATATTTAATCCTCTGAAACCAACAGCGCCAAACTTGGCTGCGCTGATATGGCCTCCTCCTGAGAGATCTGGGGCAGCTATGACGTCTCCAGGGTTCAGGAAACCATAAATTACTGCCATGTTTGCATTGGTTCCGGAGATGGGCCTGGGATCGGTCTGTTTCGACTTAAATAACCTGTTTGACAGCTCAATGATTTTATCCTCTATCTCATCAACGTAGAAATTTCCCTGATAGTACCGATGATGAGGAAGTCCCTCGGCATATCTTGATCCAAGGTCTGTCAAAAGCATTTCCTTTGCAAGTGGACTCATTATGTTTTCCGAAGCTATCAGCGGTATGTCGTTTCTAAAGAATTCCTGATGCTTCTTCGCAAGATTCCTCAGCTCCATGGCTTCATTGAAAAAGGTATAGTTTTTCTCAATATTTTGATTAGGCAACATTTCACATCCTTTTAGGCTCTAGCCTCTATATCCTATTTATGAATTTAAGTTTTGGATTGAAATGAAATAGGAAAAAAGCCTAAAACCAAAGACGCTAAAACTATGAAAAAAAAGAAAATTTTTGTGATTATGGGTTTATTTTAATTGCTCTTGTCGGGCAAACGCTCTCGCATGCCATGCAGAAGATACATTCGCTCTCTCTAACCGGATCACACTTGTCTGTTCTGTATTTTGCATAAAGATCCTTGTCAGAATCAATCTTCTTATCATTTCCCGTACCCATCTGGCCAGGATTCAGTTCCCATTCAAACAATGTAACAGGGCACACATCCATGCACGCTCCATCAGCTATGCACGCTTCCCAATCAACACCCACATGAGAACCATGGATTCCCCACTTTGTAGGATAGGGCTTTCCATCTGCGCCCATCCTTTTAACACCCTCCGCACGTACATCATGGTCATGATGCTTACCGGTTACAGGGTAATGTTCGGGATCGTTCAAAAAATTCTCATCTATAGGTTTAGGCTTGTAATCCAGTGATTCTAATTTAACCAATTTACCACCAAATCGATAGAGCAGAATTATATTTAAAATATATGATTGGTCGGGTAGAGTCAAGGCAATATCCCATATGTAGAGCCAGAAAATGCTCGTTTCATACCTTTTTCTGATCGTTTAGCAATAATGTGAATGACCTGATAGAGATTTATGCAACAATGAAATACAGAATCATGTCACGCGGTGATCCACAGGTAGTTAACAGAAAGATGCAGGGAGAGTTTGTAACAAATCTGATAAGACAACTAAAATTCAAAAGGGAGGACTTTAAAGTTATAGGTAGCTTCGGTGGCTTTTCTGGGCTGATAGATCTTGGAAATCTTGCCATTGCAATGAATACGGACGGTGTTGGCACTAAAACTATGATTGCAGAGGAAGCAAAAAAATACGACACGATAGGAATAGACTGCATAGCAATGAACGTTAATGATGCCCTGACAGTAGGCGCAGAACCTATCGCTTTTGTAGATTACATAAACCTAAAGGACATTGATGTGGATATCGCGAAAGAACTCGGAACAGGATTTAATTTTGGAGCACAATTATCGAACCTCACGATTGTCGGAGGCGAAACGTCAATAGTTCCGGATCTGGTAAATCATATTGATGTATCTGGGACGTCTCTCAGTATCGTGCAAAAATCTCAGATAATTAATGGAGAAAAGATAAAGGACGGCGATCTGATCTTTACCCTCCAAAGTAGCGGCCTTCATTCTAACGGTTTCACCACGGTAAGGAAAATAATAAGAGATAACGGTATAGATCTTTCAAGCAACTTTCCCGGAGAATCCAAGAAGACAGCTGACATTCTTCTTGAGCCGACAAGGATATACGTCCGTGAGATCCTTGATATACTAAATATTGTAAACATCGTCGGAATGGCAAACATCACCGGCGGAGGGATAAAAAATCTGTCAAGGATGAAGGATATGAGGTATATGATCACGGATCCAATAGAGCCGCAGAATGTCTTCAAGCAGCTTATGGATATGGGAAACCTCACTATTGAGCAGATGTACGAGATATTCAACATGGGCATGGGCTATGTTGTAGTTATCGATCCAGAGAGCAGACTTGATTTTGTAAACACATTGAAAGGAAGGGTAAATCTGAAGGAAATAGGCCATGTTGAGAACGGCTCTGGTGTTGAAATACCTTCCTTGGAGCTCAAATATCGTGGTTACTACTGAACAACCATATTTAAGTTTTATGTCATGATCTCGTAACCGATAATTATTATTACCTAAAATGGAATGGGGGATTATGAAAATAGTAGCAGTAGTAGATGAGGACAACTTCTTGACACCCCTCGAATATGGAAACGCAATAGTGGTTCTTGATGACGAAACAAAAGAGATGAAAGAGTATGAGAATCCAGGCTTCGGTTCACCTTATGGTGGAAAGGAGCGCTGCATGCAGGGTATACTTTCCCTGAAACCAGACGCCATCGTTGTCAAGCCAGGTTCATTATGCCCAGGTTCCTACCAGATGTCCAGAGGAAGGATGAAGTACATGCCAGTGGAAGAAGAAAAACTCGACGAGGTAGTCAAAAATCTGGATTCGATAAAAAAGAAAGCTACCGACGAATTAGACTTTTCCATGTACAGGGAATAATTATTTTCTAAATCTACAATTACATTTTTTTCATTTGAGTGTTTTTTATATCGTAAACGGCCCTGGATATGATGTGGGCAAGCCTGACTGGTTCTGGAACGTTTCCGGTTAACATAAGTTTCTTAAGGATCAATATAGCATCGCTTTCTGTGATGCCTGAATAGTTAAGCATGTATTGTCTTTTATTCAACTCAACCCTCAGTGGCTTTAGTTTCTCCAGCGTCTGCAATATCGATGCATAAGAATGGTGTGCTGATAATGCCCTTTTCATTGCTTCAAGGCTTGCCTTTCCTTTTGTTATTGATATGAAAGGGATGGACGTATAAACAAAGAAAGATTCTGGATCAATGAGGCCGAAACCGCCGAAGGTAACACCCTCGGATATAACTGCCTTTATTAGTGTTCTAGAATTTTCTGGAATCAAAGCGGATATGGTTTCCAGAACATTCGCATCATCAATTTTCAGCATCCGAATCCTTATATCCTCTATGGTTCCATCGAGGCGCATGACCACTCCGGTTATGCAGGTCTCGATATCGGTACCCCTTTTGAAAGGTCCATCATCGATTCCTATTACACGAATATTATTTTTCAACTCCTGATGATCGAATCCGTGATTAAATACATTGACACAGGCTAGCAGGAAAATTTGCTCAAAATTATGTTTTTTGTTGCTATTTCACAGAGAATTGTTATTATATTCCGTTTTATCTTAAAAATATTCCTTGAGAAAACGGACCATAACGCTTATATTTCTTATAAAGATACCACGGCTACGCACTTTAAATGCACCTCCTAAGCAAAGCTTAGAAGGGAAGGGTGAAGGTTTAAAAAACTTATGATACCAGATTTCGTAAATGGCAAAGTGGATTGTGTATAAATTAAACTATCTGGGGAATGGCTTGGTTTGGGAACCGAAGAAGGACGTGCCAAGCTGCGATAAGCCTCGGGGAGGCGCATGGGGCCTTAGATCCGAGGATTTCTGAATGGGACTTCCTGCCGTAAGGCACTCCGAAAGGAGAGGGAACCCAGGGAATTGAAACATCTTAGTACCTGGAGGAAAAGAAATCAATTGAGATACCGTTAGTAAAGGCGATCGAAAGCGGTAAAAGGCAAACCGAACACTTCCAGAAATGGTAAGTGGATGTGGAGTTCGGACCTTCTCCAATATCTACTCGATGAATCCTAATTCGTTTGAAAACGGAGCCTTAGAAGGTGATAGCCCTGTTGGAGTAAGTCGGGAGGTTACGAGGGAAGAGTTCCAGAGTATCGTGCGTCGTTTTTCGCGCGAGAATATGGGTGGCACTAACATCCAACCTTAAATATTTCTCAAGTCCGATAGCGAACAAGTACCGTGAGGGAAAGATGAAAAGTAGCCCGGGAGGGCGGTAAAAAGAGCCTGAAACCAGATAGTGATAAACTTATGGGGCACATAAGGAGTGAAGCCATTAATCATGGCGGACCAGTGTCTCATTTTCCGTGTTGAAGAACGGACCAGGGAGTTCTGACAGATGGCGAGGTTAATCCTTAATGGAGTAGCCGTAGTGAAAGCGAGTATCCGCACAGCAATGGAGGGATAGCGCAAAAAATGCGTCAGTCATTTGTGTGAGACCCGAAGCCGGTCGATCTACGCCTGAGCAGGTTGAAGCTCAGCGAAAGCTGGGTGGAGGACCGAACCAGTTCTGATGTGCAAATCGTTTGGATGACTTGGGTGTAGGGGTTAAAGGCTAATCTAGGCCGGCAATAGCGGGTTCCCCTCGATACTACCCGCAGGTAGACTTTGGCGGAGATGCTTAGCCAGGTAGAGCGACCGAATAGCAGGTCAGCAATCGAAAGATTGCGCCAGCTTATCAAACTCCGAACTGGTTAAGATCGTAGATGCCAGATGCTAGAGTACAGGGATAAGCTCTGTACACGTGAAGGAAACATCCTAGACGAGGGTTAAGGTCCCTAAAATTGACTAAGTGCGATTTAAAGGGGTTTGTGGTCAAAGACAGTGTGGAGGTAGGCTCAGAAGCAGCCATCCTTTAAAGAGTGCGTAACAGCTCACTCACCGAGGCTGCATGTCCCGAAGATGGACGGGGCTAAAGTCAATTACCGAGACCTTCGAACACCGAAAGGTGATTTGGTAGGGGGGCGTGCCACATGGACGGAAGCTCCTCCGAGAGGAGAAGTGGACCGTGTGGTATCGTGGATCCTGGTAAAAGTAGCAGATAAGAATTGTGAGAATCAATTCCGCCGAAAGGGCTAAGGGTTCCTTGGCAATGTTCGTCAGCCGAGGGTACCGAATGGGAAGCTGGTTAATATTCCAGCACCTTGGGTGTTTTGCTCTATAATTTTAGCTTCGGGATATTGGAACAACGGGAGTCAACGTTGTGATGCACATAAGGCGATGGAGAGTTGTAATGACGTAAAGTCGCAGAAAGTGTATTGGTCCCCATGAGGGGA encodes:
- a CDS encoding serine hydroxymethyltransferase, with amino-acid sequence MLPNQNIEKNYTFFNEAMELRNLAKKHQEFFRNDIPLIASENIMSPLAKEMLLTDLGSRYAEGLPHHRYYQGNFYVDEIEDKIIELSNRLFKSKQTDPRPISGTNANMAVIYGFLNPGDVIAAPDLSGGGHISAAKFGAVGFRGLNIKTYPYDPATMTVLPDEASKMIIQEKPKVCLFGQSVFLFPTPLKEMNDAFQEVGCKVWYDGAHVLGLLAGGRFQDPLREGADVITASTHKTFPGPQHGIVLGSTSDENWKAVQRGVFPGTLSNHHLNSMAALGMTLVEELEFGKSYADQIIKNSKTLAEELASLGMNVLGEARGYTESHTLVADVTNFGGGKKVSETLESVGVILNKNLLPIDHNKNSQNPSGIRIGTQEITRIGFKESDCKELASLIIDSLKLTDYDHIRERVRDLKSRFNEIHYCYGREKPYEYINVFN
- the pdxT gene encoding pyridoxal 5'-phosphate synthase glutaminase subunit PdxT gives rise to the protein MGLIGFQGDVSEHKTALLKASKKRDLNITVREIRKDSDMNNISGLIIPGGESTTIYNLINSYGLYERIKNEGGNGLPIWGTCAGLIIISKNTGDDRVVGMDLLDVEVERNAYGRQINSFISELNISGIGKFEGVFIRAPVISHVGEVEVMAHYNEKPVMVRHRNYIGTTFHPELTNDTRVHELFLDIVEGEGYTSTGNNKGDN
- the gcvT gene encoding glycine cleavage system aminomethyltransferase GcvT — protein: MIKETALYDRHLKLGAKMVDFHGWNMPLYYTSIIEEHMAVRKAVGLFDVSHMGDIIVEGNDAAALLEHVLPSAVSRLNSGEAMYSAFLDVNGNIIDDTIVYKINNKKYFFVPNASMIAIIFNWVKDNSSGYDVKLSDLSDSISCLAIQGPRSGDVLNDLNLEFSEQFKFRYHETHEYGLNSITGKNDIIISGTGYTGEKGVELLVNAERSPDLWDSVLEKVRKYGGLPCGLGARDTLRTEKGMLLSGTDFNRDRNPYECAISFIMTNDHDFIGKENLIKETKEIFRGFRLNEKIIPRHGNSIFNGQENIGTITSGTISPILGKAIALGFIDRKFSKPGTTVKINIRDKTEEAMVSKPKIIP
- the purM gene encoding phosphoribosylformylglycinamidine cyclo-ligase yields the protein MKYRIMSRGDPQVVNRKMQGEFVTNLIRQLKFKREDFKVIGSFGGFSGLIDLGNLAIAMNTDGVGTKTMIAEEAKKYDTIGIDCIAMNVNDALTVGAEPIAFVDYINLKDIDVDIAKELGTGFNFGAQLSNLTIVGGETSIVPDLVNHIDVSGTSLSIVQKSQIINGEKIKDGDLIFTLQSSGLHSNGFTTVRKIIRDNGIDLSSNFPGESKKTADILLEPTRIYVREILDILNIVNIVGMANITGGGIKNLSRMKDMRYMITDPIEPQNVFKQLMDMGNLTIEQMYEIFNMGMGYVVVIDPESRLDFVNTLKGRVNLKEIGHVENGSGVEIPSLELKYRGYY
- a CDS encoding DUF99 family protein, which translates into the protein MKNNIRVIGIDDGPFKRGTDIETCITGVVMRLDGTIEDIRIRMLKIDDANVLETISALIPENSRTLIKAVISEGVTFGGFGLIDPESFFVYTSIPFISITKGKASLEAMKRALSAHHSYASILQTLEKLKPLRVELNKRQYMLNYSGITESDAILILKKLMLTGNVPEPVRLAHIISRAVYDIKNTQMKKM
- a CDS encoding ferredoxin family protein, translated to MVKLESLDYKPKPIDENFLNDPEHYPVTGKHHDHDVRAEGVKRMGADGKPYPTKWGIHGSHVGVDWEACIADGACMDVCPVTLFEWELNPGQMGTGNDKKIDSDKDLYAKYRTDKCDPVRESECIFCMACESVCPTRAIKINP